From one Candidatus Hydrogenedentota bacterium genomic stretch:
- a CDS encoding lysozyme: MIANNTRDLVKYHEGCSLRPYRDTVGKLTIGWGRNLEDVGISQREADQMLDVDLIHAEGVCVRIFGGWYALSPVRRAVLIDMAHNLGEGGLRSFRKMRAAIEAGEFALASLEMLDSKWASQVGARARRLANMMKDDQWPKI, translated from the coding sequence ATGATTGCCAACAACACGAGGGATCTGGTCAAATATCACGAGGGATGCTCCTTGCGCCCGTACCGGGACACGGTTGGAAAATTGACAATCGGTTGGGGCCGGAACCTTGAGGATGTGGGTATCTCGCAACGGGAGGCCGATCAAATGTTGGACGTGGATTTGATACACGCCGAGGGCGTATGCGTGCGGATCTTCGGCGGCTGGTATGCACTGTCTCCCGTGCGCCGGGCCGTCTTGATCGACATGGCGCACAACCTCGGCGAAGGCGGGTTGCGGTCGTTTCGCAAAATGCGGGCCGCAATCGAGGCGGGCGAATTCGCGCTGGCATCGCTCGAAATGCTCGACTCGAAATGGGCGTCACAGGTTGGCGCGCGGGCGCGGCGGTTGGCGAACATGATGAAAGATGATCAGTGGCCGAAAATCT